In a genomic window of Suricata suricatta isolate VVHF042 chromosome 12, meerkat_22Aug2017_6uvM2_HiC, whole genome shotgun sequence:
- the FLRT3 gene encoding leucine-rich repeat transmembrane protein FLRT3 produces MISPAWNILLIWTKIGLFLQVAPLLVMAKSCPSVCRCDAGFIYCNDRFLTSIPTGIPEDATTLYLQNNQINNAGIPSDLKNLLKVERIYLYHNSLDEFPTNLPKYVKELHLQENNIRTITYDSLSKIPYLEELHLDDNSVSAVSIEEGAFRDSNYLRLLFLSRNHLSTIPWGLPRTIEELRLDDNRISTISSPSLQGLTSLKRLVLDGNLLNNHGLGDKVFFNLVNLTELSLVRNSLTAAPVNLPGTNLRKLYLQDNHINRVPPNAFSYLRQLYRLDMSNNNLSNLPQGIFDDLDNITQLILRNNPWYCGCKMKWVRDWLQSLPMKVNVRGLMCQAPEKVRGMAIKDLNAELFDCKDSAVVSTIQITTAIPNTVYPAQGQWPAPVTKQPDIKNPKFTKDQRTTGSPARKTIIITVKSVTSDTIHISWKLVLPMTALRLSWLKLGHSPAFGSITETIVTGERNEYLVTALEPDSPYRVCMVPMETSNLYLFDEAPVCIETETAPLRMYNPTTTLNREQEKEPYKNPNLPLAAIIGGAVALVTIALLALVCWYVHRNGSLFSRNCAYSKGRRRKDDYAEAGTKKDNSILEIRETSFQMLPISNEPISKEEFVIHTIFPPNGMNLYKNNHSESSSNRSYRDSGIPDSDHSHS; encoded by the coding sequence ATGATCAGCCCAGCCTGGAACATCCTCCTCATCTGGACTAAAATCGGGCTGTTCCTTCAGGTGGCACCTCTCTTAGTTATGGCTAAATCCTGCCCATCTGTATGCCGTTGTGATGCAGGTTTCATTTACTGTAATGATCGCTTTCTGACATCCATTCCAACAGGAATACCAGAGGATGCTACAACACTCTACCTTCAGaacaaccaaataaataatgctggaatTCCTTCAGATTTGAAAAACTTgctaaaagtagaaagaatatacCTATACCATAACAGTTTAGATGAATTTCCTACCAACCTACCAAAGTATGTAAAAGAGTTACATTTGCAAGAAAATAACATAAGGACTATCACTTATGATTCACTTTCAAAAATTCCCTATCTGGAAGAATTACATTTAGATGATAACTCAGTCTCTGCTGTTAGCATTGAAGAAGGGGCATTCCGAGACAGCAACTATCTCCGACTGCTTTTCCTGTCCCGTAATCACCTTAGCACAATCCCTTGGGGTTTGCCCAGGACTATAGAAGAATTACGCTTGGATGATAATCGCATATCTACCATTTCATCGCCATCTCTTCAAGGTCTCACTAGCCTAAAACGCCTGGTTCTGGATGGAAATCTGTTGAACAACCACGGTTTAGGTGATAAAGTTTTCTTCAACCTCGTCAACTTAACAGAACTGTCACTAGTACGGAATTCTCTGACTGCTGCACCAGTAAACCTTCCAGGCACAAACCTGAGGAAGCTTTATCTTCAAGATAACCACATCAATCGGGTGCccccaaatgctttttcttatctAAGGCAGCTGTATCGACTTGACATGTCCAATAACAACCTAAGTAATTTACCTCAGGGTATCTTTGATGATTTGGACAATATAACCCAACTGATTCTTCGCAACAATCCCTGGTATTGTGGGTGCAAGATGAAATGGGTACGTGACTGGTTACAATCACTACCTATGAAGGTTAATGTGCGTGGGCTTATGTGCCAAGCCCCAGAAAAAGTTCGGGGGATGGCTATCAAGGACCTTAATGCAGAACTATTTGATTGTAAGGACAGTGCAGTTGTAAGCACCATTCAGATAACCACTGCAATACCCAACACAGTATATCCTGCTCAAGGACAGTGGCCAGCTCCTGTGACCAAACAACCAGACATTAAGAATCCCAAGTTCACTAAAGATCAGCGAACCACAGGGAGTCCAGcaagaaaaacaattataattaCTGTGAAATCCGTCACCTCTGACACGATTCATATCTCTTGGAAACTTGTCCTACCTATGACTGCTTTAAGACTCAGCTGGCTCAAACTGGGCCACAGCCCAGCATTTGGATCTATAACAGAAACAATCGTAACAGGGGAACGCAATGAATACTTAGTTACAGCCCTGGAGCCTGATTCGCCATATCGAGTCTGCATGGTTCCCATGGAAACCAGTAACCTCTACCTATTTGATGAAGCCCCTGTTTGTATTGAGACTGAAACTGCACCCCTTCGAATGTACAACCCTACAACCACCCTTAAtcgagagcaagagaaagaaccTTACAAAAACCCCAATTTACCGTTGGCTGCCATCATTGGTGGGGCTGTGGCCCTGGTGACCATTGCCCTTCTTGCTTTAGTGTGCTGGTACGTTCATAGGAATGGCTCACTCTTCTCAAGGAACTGTGCATACAGcaaagggaggagaagaaaggatgaCTATGCGGAAGCTGGCACTAAGAAGGACAACTCCATCCTGGAAATCAGGGAGACTTCTTTCCAGATGTTACCAATAAGCAATGAACCAATCTCCAAGGAGGAATTTGTAATACACACCATATTTCCTCCTAATGGAATGAATCTGTACAAAAACAATCACAGTGAAAGCAGTAGTAACCGAAGCTACAGAGACAGTGGTATTCCAGACTCAGATCACTCACACTCATGA